One Halarcobacter ebronensis genomic window carries:
- a CDS encoding LemA family protein: MRAFLIVVALIIVAFIGLLFTNINNVPTLDENVKASWAQVQNQYKRRADLIPNLVATVKGYAEHENSTLTEVTNARANVGKINITPEMLSNPELFQQFEKAQRALSSALSRLMVVVEKYPELKADKNFLALQSQLEGTENRISVARRDYIETVKVYNLELRTFPGKIVASILYPEAKVKETFSAAPSEQEVPKVQF; the protein is encoded by the coding sequence ATGAGAGCATTTTTGATAGTAGTTGCCCTAATTATTGTGGCATTTATAGGTCTGCTTTTTACAAATATAAACAATGTTCCAACCCTTGATGAAAATGTAAAAGCTTCATGGGCGCAGGTTCAAAATCAATATAAAAGAAGAGCTGATTTAATCCCAAATTTAGTTGCAACAGTAAAAGGTTATGCGGAGCATGAAAACTCAACCCTAACAGAGGTAACTAATGCAAGAGCAAATGTTGGAAAAATAAATATAACTCCTGAGATGTTATCAAACCCTGAACTTTTTCAACAATTTGAAAAAGCTCAAAGAGCACTAAGTTCTGCACTTTCAAGACTTATGGTTGTTGTTGAAAAATATCCTGAACTAAAAGCAGATAAAAACTTTTTAGCCCTACAAAGCCAACTAGAAGGGACTGAAAACAGAATCTCTGTTGCAAGAAGAGATTATATTGAAACAGTAAAAGTTTACAATTTGGAGCTTAGAACTTTCCCAGGGAAAATAGTTGCATCAATACTTTACCCTGAAGCAAAAGTAAAAGAGACATTTAGTGCAGCACCTAGTGAACAAGAAGTACCAAAAGTACAATTTTAG